Within the Malus sylvestris chromosome 4, drMalSylv7.2, whole genome shotgun sequence genome, the region ATAAATCCTCTATATTGCTTGTTCATGCAGGTTTTGAGAGGGATGCCGAACGGTGAGGGCCTAAAGCTTGTTGAGAAAGAAAATGGGATCGATGCAATGGAAAGGTTTCAGTTTCACAAAAACGAGGAGTTGAGAAACATGGCGAACAGTCTGGTGGATAAGTACTTTGGAGATGACTATGGGCTTAATGAATAGGCGGACTGATGTAGGAGTTTCCAGTGGCTTTTATCTTGCATCTTTCCATGCTTGTATGCCATGGATGATGTATTGTTGTAAGAGATGTACAATTTTGATGATCAAGTGGCTTCTCGTTAAATGTGAGGAATGGAATACAATTTATGATTTGTCCTTTGGTTATAGAGATTTCAAATTCTCGTACATGATTGAAGAGATTCTTACAATTTTGTCCACAACAATTCTTATTGTTCCCAAAGAAAATATTAATTATGCACATTTTTCTCTTCTATTTTGTTTCACGATGAAAGCATGAACTTATAATGGAATGGGCATGCTTTAGGCTTTGTTTGGGAGGGGGACTTCCAAGTCCAAAGGGATTGATGTCTTCAAATTGTAAGAAATAAACTACAAAATGTAACTATGTTAGATATAGAAGACTAAAAGGCACTTCATGAGCATTGCAAAGACATGCGAGATATATTTGCAAATAATAAGTTTTGGACTAAGTCATTTACAAAACCCTAATGCATGTTTTTGCAATAAGTATGTGGTGCATTTTAATGCCACTTTGTAATGTATTTCTTCGTCACTTATCTAAATTCTTTATGACTTGGAAATCACTCCTCCAAACATAACATCTTATTTCAATTTCCATCTGATGAtatgaaagaatatatatagtttatatattattttagttGTCGTATCCTTGTCGTCCCATGTCCATGCAACATACCAGTTCATAccaaaaaaatgagaaatttgATTTAAGTCAATAAATATTTTCATATTTCAGTATAAGTGAATGATCATTTTATTTTaggaaaattaacaaaaaagttttaaaaaactatagttttaatgaaaaatgacaaataaaggtgtagtgaatagtatcagggaaaggtaaaaattgggtttttcattaaaaggggACTGTACcgagagtgtttcgttaaaactcccttttatTTTCTAGTATAGGCTAATAAAAACAATTATCCTCTACAACTAAGGTTAATAAAAACAATTATCCTATACAACTAAGGTTAATAAAAACAATTTCCTCTCCAACTAAGGAGTGACAAATCTAGGATTCCACCTTTGGGAGGCCTAATGTTaaagttcaaattttttagATAGAAATAGAGCACAAAGCTCACAAAAAAATCAGTTTATTAATTTAGGTATTTCATCGAATGCTTGGTGGTCTTGTTGTTGTAAGTCGAACCATGTTATGCATATGTCAACAAATATTGACATTACCGAAACAATATGATAAGTGTTATCAAGAGCTTTTTATGGAGTGATGTCGAAATATGCTTAATGAACATTATATAAATCACTTAGTGAACACAAAAGGAATCCATACCAAATATTCGGAGTGTCCTACAAAAACTTTACATGTGTGTTTCCCGGCCTCTGGGTGGTTTTGGGATCACCTTGATCTCAGTATACATTTGCCCTTGCAACTAAAGGTGAATTCCCCCTTCTTTATGTTTCTCTTTAGACCCCAATAAAAAAGCGCGAATATTGACTGACTCAATTCTAATATTCATAATATTTTGTGACCTATAATAAAAtcccccaaaataaaattaCGTTAATGCAATTTAAAGTAACTATATGGGCAGAGATATCATTTTTAAAACGTTAAAGGATGTCCATGTAATTTACCTAAAACAGCGGTTAAGGAAGCACTCGCGGGGAAGAGCAAAAGCCAAAGGGTTTAACGAGCGACTCATAAACCCGCAAATTGTAACAGAGCTTCCACTTCACCGCTGCCAATTCGCCGCCTGTCACCCGTCGCCTGTCACCCGCCGCCAGTCATGGAAGAAGGCACTTCATTTTTGTTCTCCGGCGTCAACTTCAACCGGAAAAAGTTTGCCACGGACTTCTCCAGATTCCAGGTCCGAATCTTCTCTTCTCAGAAAAGCGTATCacgttatttatttttctgttatttgtcaaattaaaattttgaaatttgattaagaaGAACAAAGAGAGCGAGAAAGTGGTAGAAGATTCGAGCTTGTTGGAAATTCCAAAATCTGAGGCGGAGGTGGAGGCAGAGAAGGAGGAGCCAGTAGTGCCGGTTAAGAAGAGGAAGCGGAAGGGGGAGGTTTCCGGTAATTTCATTGTTTTTGGTGTTGAATTTGTATGCTTTGAAACCTAAaaagatttattttttttcatatgattTGTTTGACTTTGTGATGGCATAGAGGGTGTGGAGGGGATTAGTGTCTTTAAGACCTCAAAATCGGCGAAGGCAGCGAAAGCGGGGAAAGAGAAGCCTGGCAATGAAATCACGGAGCAGAAGAAGAAGTTGAATCGGCAACTCGAGGTTCTGCTTCTTGTTCCTTCATCTTTTTCGTGTTTGTCAGTTTCCTTGTGCTTAAattaaagttgattttatatgATTCAGCGGGATTCGCTGACGCGAAAGAAGTATAACATTCATGTGTCCGGGAATAACATCCCTTCACCACTTGATAATTTTGCAGACTTATCCTCAAGGTAttccttattttctttttattttagtgtttctTAGGTAGGATATGTATAAGTATTGCCTTTGATCTCGAACACCGAGGATTCATATGTGGATATTGTTGGTTTTGTGAATGCCTGgatggattttttttataagttcTCATTTACGAGCTTGATATTTTCCTTAGGAGCATGATAAAAATGAGAGtttttaatctttgattatttcCAGATATGGATGCGAGCCATATTTACTTCAGAATTTGGCAGAACTTGGATTTAAAGAACCAACGCCAATCCAAAGGCAGGCTATTCCAGTCCTCTTATCTGTATGGTCTCTTACTTATGCTATCTGCTAAATTTTACATTGTTTTGTAAGAGATCACCGGGTTATATAAGGCTTCAGTTTCAACAGTACTTCAGCACGGGTTGACTTTTGGTTTTGAAAGATGTCCTCATCGCCTTTGTCATCGTTTTTTATTAGGGTCGAGAATGCTTTGCTTGTGCTCCAACTGGATCTGGAAAAACTCTTGCTTTTGTTTCTCCCATGCTAATGAAACTTAAGGTATTGCTCATGCATTCAACTGTTTCTTTCTGCAAATGTTGATGGCTGAGATTTTCTGATGaaattttttcatataactaGCATACATCTAAGGATGGTATCCGAGCTGTTATTCTTTGTCCAACACGTGAGTTAGCTGCTCAGACAACCAGAGAGTGCAAAAAGATGGCAAAGGGAAATAAATTCTACATCAAGTTAATGACCAAAGAGCTTGCAAGAAATGCCGATTTTTCAAAAATACGCTGTGATATACTCATTTCTACTCCACTTCGGTTACGGTTGGCTATCCGGAAAAAGAAGGTTGATTTAAGCAGGTGCGTATGATGCATATATTCATCTTTTGTTCATAGAAAGTTTGAAACTAAAAGATGCTGGTAGAAACAAGAAATCATTGTGTACAAATGAAGATTTTTGCAGTAAAAACGATCATTCTTATAGTGGCTCATTGGTATTTTCTCCTCATAAT harbors:
- the LOC126619462 gene encoding DEAD-box ATP-dependent RNA helicase 57-like isoform X1, encoding MEEGTSFLFSGVNFNRKKFATDFSRFQKNKESEKVVEDSSLLEIPKSEAEVEAEKEEPVVPVKKRKRKGEVSEGVEGISVFKTSKSAKAAKAGKEKPGNEITEQKKKLNRQLERDSLTRKKYNIHVSGNNIPSPLDNFADLSSRYGCEPYLLQNLAELGFKEPTPIQRQAIPVLLSGRECFACAPTGSGKTLAFVSPMLMKLKHTSKDGIRAVILCPTRELAAQTTRECKKMAKGNKFYIKLMTKELARNADFSKIRCDILISTPLRLRLAIRKKKVDLSRVEYLVLDESDKLFELGLLKQIDSVVKACSNPSIIRSLFSATLPDFVEELARTIMHDAVRVIIGRKNTASDTIKQKLVFAGSEEGKLLALRQSFKESLNPPVLIFLQSKERAKELYGELLFENVRVGAIHSDLSQTQRENAVDDFRAGKTWVLIATDVIARGMDFKGVNCVINYDFPDSAAAYIHRIGRCGRAGRRGEAITFYTEADIPYLRNIANVMSTSGCEVPSWIMALRKQKWKKHRPGRESISTQPKDEKE
- the LOC126619462 gene encoding DEAD-box ATP-dependent RNA helicase 57-like isoform X2 encodes the protein MEEGTSFLFSGVNFNRKKFATDFSRFQNKESEKVVEDSSLLEIPKSEAEVEAEKEEPVVPVKKRKRKGEVSEGVEGISVFKTSKSAKAAKAGKEKPGNEITEQKKKLNRQLERDSLTRKKYNIHVSGNNIPSPLDNFADLSSRYGCEPYLLQNLAELGFKEPTPIQRQAIPVLLSGRECFACAPTGSGKTLAFVSPMLMKLKHTSKDGIRAVILCPTRELAAQTTRECKKMAKGNKFYIKLMTKELARNADFSKIRCDILISTPLRLRLAIRKKKVDLSRVEYLVLDESDKLFELGLLKQIDSVVKACSNPSIIRSLFSATLPDFVEELARTIMHDAVRVIIGRKNTASDTIKQKLVFAGSEEGKLLALRQSFKESLNPPVLIFLQSKERAKELYGELLFENVRVGAIHSDLSQTQRENAVDDFRAGKTWVLIATDVIARGMDFKGVNCVINYDFPDSAAAYIHRIGRCGRAGRRGEAITFYTEADIPYLRNIANVMSTSGCEVPSWIMALRKQKWKKHRPGRESISTQPKDEKE